From a region of the Lactuca sativa cultivar Salinas chromosome 4, Lsat_Salinas_v11, whole genome shotgun sequence genome:
- the LOC128133409 gene encoding uncharacterized protein LOC128133409 has translation MKPALRLILQSSSDSDSEYVPPNQPTIPPSEPDNESSEDEGSVRGDTPPRSPTPEVPVRSQAPSPPPASIPVSIPPIFPITTSLPSSTIPISTPIFTEATTTTTTGVRTNVSDTGVPSSAAEPPVTTEPPVTTTPPSHTQSTETNTILGGEALEFDSTYFSPYRVQSDDDNDAPVTKRHLKSITDKLDQLLSSSSNGAYSEAALKALFSLVVQEHDASLSLSTTAKAIDASTSQCQKASLAVEASTKECKDATAKVEKLIYEAQIFLDSLQVAAHKNSQTVNASVDNLQRCLETERTHLEVAQKAIEAANENLHANVNDRLTQLEAELAVENRIMDELDKCTSQLKIQNLKLRYATTELNDLKSEREVIRSSVGDVHSILLHLLDAHDSILTISIRRHLAEKLRPALDILSRIEGVSVTSVQPKQGGEKEKEKEKANTQPPPEPKSTVAPKDNKTKLSDKALTEKIAKETAELEKKLREKELLEKKKSIFP, from the exons ATGAAACCTGCTCTCCGGCTAATTCTTCAATCCTCAAGTGATTCTGACTCAGAATATGTGCCGCCTAATCAACCAACAATTCCTCCCAGTGAACCTGACAACGAAAGCTCAGAGGATGAAGGTTCGGTTCGTGGTGATACACCACCTCGCTCGCCTACACCTGAGGTACCTGTTCGGTCCCAAGCACCTTCTCCTCCACCTGCTTCTATACCTGTCTCCATCCCTCCTATTTTTCCTATCACTACATCTCTACCATCCTCTACCATTCCCATTTCTACACCCATCTTTACTGAGGCTACTACTACCACCACtactggagttcgaaccaacgtatctgatacaggggttcCTTCTTCAGCAGCCGAACCCCCAGTCACTACCGAACCTCCAGTTACCACCACTCCACCATCTCATACCCAATCCACTGAAACCAACACTATTCTTGGAGGTGAGGCGTTGGAGTTCGATTCCACTTATTTCAGTCCCTACCGTGTCCAAAGTGATGATGATAACGATGCTCCAGTTACCAAGCGCCACCTCAAATCTATTACTGATAAGCTTGATCAACTACTTTCTTCCTCCTCTAATGGTGCTTACTCCGAAGCTGCTCTCAAAGCCTTGTTCTCTTTGGTTGTTCAAGAGCATgatgcctctctctctctctctaccacAGCAAAGGCTATCGATGCCTCTACATCTCAATGTCAGAAGGCCTCGCTGGCTGTTGAGGCTTCCACGAAAGAATGCAAagatgcgaccgcaaaagtcgaaaaactaattTATGAGGCTCAGATATTCCTCGATTCTTTGCAAGTTGCTGCTCATAAGAACTCTCAGACAGTGAATGCTTCGGTTGATAATCTCCAGCGTTGTCTTGAAACAGAAAGGACTCATCTTGAAGTCGCTCAAAAGGCTATTGAAGCAGCCAATGAAAATCTTCATGCTAATGTCAATGATCGTTTGACTCAGCTGGAAGCCGAACTGGCTGTTGAAAATCGAATTATGGATGAGCTTGACAAATGTACTTCTCAGCTCAAAATTCAAAATCTTAAGCTTCGTTATGCCACAACTGAGCTTAATGATTTAAAGTCTGAAAGAGAAGTAATTAGAAGCTCCGTGGGTGACGTTCATTCCATTCTGTTACATCTTCTTGACGCTCATGACTCTATTCTGACTATATCCATCAGACGCCATTTAGCTGAAAAACTCAGACCTGCGTTGGATATCCTTAGTCGGATAGAGGGTGTTTCGGTGACTTCTGTccagccgaaacaagggggagaaaaagaaaaggaaaaggaaaaggctaATACTCAACCTCCTCCCGAACCCAAATCAACAGTTGCACccaaggataat AAAACAAAACTCTCTGACAAGGCGCTTACAGAAAAGATTGCAAAGGAAACAGCTGAGCTCGAGAAAAAGCTAAGAGAAAAAGAGCTCTTGGAGAAAAAGAAATCCATCTTTCCATAA